One part of the Cottoperca gobio chromosome 14, fCotGob3.1, whole genome shotgun sequence genome encodes these proteins:
- the LOC115018603 gene encoding dixin-like isoform X2, translating to MIASLSRGSLLDEVLHGGFNEQQLTAYVSWVNCQLKRKPGLKPITNLRHDLQDGVVLTQLIEIVAGEVLEGVYVAPHNKEESRKNVEQVLQFISSRHIRMPHISASDIVDGNLKSVMRIILALAAHFKPSANHRAASGSGRSLTRSSTSHYPLSTIALAQSAAAALASARLDASQPSRTIRIHSGWGLDVDKSVCVRALVEQYEKGAPDEADNPQSSSFSPVSPLSSPRTASSHSDRQQEDRQQQESSAESSHVVAETALEDTLSETLEKEVQETRKMVSALQALLLHGSLPEDEQDVSLSLDQGNAEQQLVVIRSRLDQSMEEAQQLKRELLRCKQDMRNLHGVKDAQQQRLCTQEASILQMKQELLRASMTKDELNNQNAEQQWKLEECNRLWGECKKEIGQKDRLLQQLKHKLEESKIKQSELQRELEHTNSMQIPLGTENNGYSYSGNPAPSMSDAEEVQLLRDSLRSLRNNFRDHDPQHHTLDTLEQGIVSLIDRLHVLHTNRGRGKSPKRKGQHTDSDTWPCTKVCQSNSGSSVSTKILYFTGKSLTPSMINIPKRLGEVTLKDVKAAVDREGNYRYHFKALDPEFGTVKEEVFLDGAIIPGWEGKIVAWVEEDRGEERPL from the exons ATGATCGCCTCACTTTCTAGAGGAAGTTTGCTGGATGAAGTTCTTCACGGAGGCTTTAATGAG cagcagctgacagCCTATGTTTCCTGGGTGAACTGCCAGCTGAAGAGGAAACCAGGACTGAAGCCTATCACAAACCTCAGGCATGATCTGCAGGATGGAGTGGTGCTCACACAACTCATAGAGATAGTTG CTGGGGAAGTTCTGGAAGGAGTGTATGTTGCTCCACACAACAAAGAAGAAAGCAGGAAGAATGTGGAGCAAGTCTTGCAGTTCATTTCCTCCCGACACATACGCATGCCACACATATCCGCAAGCG ACATTGTCGATGGTAATCTAAAATCTGTAATGAGGATAATTCTGGCGCTGGCTGCCCACTTCAAAccatcagccaatcacaggGCTGCTTCTGGTAGCGGGAGGAGTTTGACAAGAAGCTCTACCAGCCACTACCCACTCTCCACTATCGCACTAGCACAAAGTGCCGCTGCCGCACTGGCTTCAGCACGACTAGATGCCTCACAGCCTTCACGTACCATTCGCATCCACAG tggctGGGGATTGGATGTGGATAAGAGTGTATGTGTTCGTGCACTAGTTGAGCAGTATGAAAAAGGAGCTCCGGATGAGGCGGACAATCCTCAGTCTAGCAG CTTCAGCCCCGTTAGTCCGCTGTCATCTCCAAGAACAGCCAGCAGCcactcagacagacagcaggaagaCCGCCAACAACAGGAGAGCAGTG ctGAGTCATCTCATGTTGTAGCGGAGACGGCGTTGGAGGATACCCTCAGTGAAACTTTGGAGAAGGAGGTGCAGGAGACACGTAAAATGGTGTCTGCTCTACAG gcCCTGCTACTGCATGGTTCGCTGCCTGAGGATGAGCAGGATGTCTCTTTGAGTTTGGACCAAGGCAATGCTGAACAGCAACTG gTTGTCATTCGCAGTCGCTTGGATCAGAGCATGGAGGAGGCTCAGCAGCTGAAG AGGGAACTGTTGCGCTGTAAGCAGGATATGAGAAACCTGCATGGAGTCAAG GACGCCCAGCAGCAGAGGCTGTGCACTCAGGAGGCATCGATACTGCAGATGAAGCAAGAGCTTCTCAGAGCCAGCATGACGAAGGATGAACTCAACAACCAGAAC GCCGAGCAACAGTGGAAGCTGGAGGAATGTAACAGGCTGTGGGGCGAATGCAAG AAGGAGataggacagaaggacagactACTGCAGCAACTCAAACACAAGCTCgaagaaagtaaaataaagcag AGTGAATTGCAAAGAGAGTTAGAGCATACAAACAGCATGCAG aTTCCCCTCGGCACAGAAAACAACGGATATTCTTACTCTGGAAATCCAGCTCCCTCTATGTCAgat GCAGAGGAGGTTCAGCTGCTCAGAGATTCACTCAGGAGTTTGAGAAACAACTTCAGAGACCATGACCCGCAGCACCACACACTGGACACCCTGGAGCAGGGCATAGTATCCCTCATCGACAGACTGCATGTTCTGCATACAAACAGG GGAAGGGGGAAGTCTCCGAAACGCAAAGGCCAACACACAGACTCTGACACCTGGCCTTGCACAA AGGTTTGTCAATCCAACAGTGGGTCTTCTGTCTCCACTAAAATCCTTTATTTTACTGGAAAATCCCTAACACCCTCCATGATCAATATACCGaaaag GTTGGGTGAGGTGACTCTAAAAGATGTCAAGGCAGCTGTGGACCGAGAGGGAAACTACAGGTACCACTTCAAGGCCCTGGATCCTGAATTTGGCACTGTGAAAGAAGAG GTATTCCTGGATGGAGCAATCATTCCAGGCTGGGAAGGAAAAATAGTGGCCTGGGTAGAAGAAGACCGTGGTGAAGAAAG GCCATTGTAG
- the LOC115018603 gene encoding dixin-like isoform X1, with translation MIASLSRGSLLDEVLHGGFNEQQLTAYVSWVNCQLKRKPGLKPITNLRHDLQDGVVLTQLIEIVAGEVLEGVYVAPHNKEESRKNVEQVLQFISSRHIRMPHISASDIVDGNLKSVMRIILALAAHFKPSANHRAASGSGRSLTRSSTSHYPLSTIALAQSAAAALASARLDASQPSRTIRIHSGWGLDVDKSVCVRALVEQYEKGAPDEADNPQSSSFSPVSPLSSPRTASSHSDRQQEDRQQQESSAESSHVVAETALEDTLSETLEKEVQETRKMVSALQALLLHGSLPEDEQDVSLSLDQGNAEQQLVVIRSRLDQSMEEAQQLKRELLRCKQDMRNLHGVKDAQQQRLCTQEASILQMKQELLRASMTKDELNNQNAEQQWKLEECNRLWGECKKEIGQKDRLLQQLKHKLEESKIKQSELQRELEHTNSMQIPLGTENNGYSYSGNPAPSMSDQAEEVQLLRDSLRSLRNNFRDHDPQHHTLDTLEQGIVSLIDRLHVLHTNRGRGKSPKRKGQHTDSDTWPCTKVCQSNSGSSVSTKILYFTGKSLTPSMINIPKRLGEVTLKDVKAAVDREGNYRYHFKALDPEFGTVKEEVFLDGAIIPGWEGKIVAWVEEDRGEERPL, from the exons ATGATCGCCTCACTTTCTAGAGGAAGTTTGCTGGATGAAGTTCTTCACGGAGGCTTTAATGAG cagcagctgacagCCTATGTTTCCTGGGTGAACTGCCAGCTGAAGAGGAAACCAGGACTGAAGCCTATCACAAACCTCAGGCATGATCTGCAGGATGGAGTGGTGCTCACACAACTCATAGAGATAGTTG CTGGGGAAGTTCTGGAAGGAGTGTATGTTGCTCCACACAACAAAGAAGAAAGCAGGAAGAATGTGGAGCAAGTCTTGCAGTTCATTTCCTCCCGACACATACGCATGCCACACATATCCGCAAGCG ACATTGTCGATGGTAATCTAAAATCTGTAATGAGGATAATTCTGGCGCTGGCTGCCCACTTCAAAccatcagccaatcacaggGCTGCTTCTGGTAGCGGGAGGAGTTTGACAAGAAGCTCTACCAGCCACTACCCACTCTCCACTATCGCACTAGCACAAAGTGCCGCTGCCGCACTGGCTTCAGCACGACTAGATGCCTCACAGCCTTCACGTACCATTCGCATCCACAG tggctGGGGATTGGATGTGGATAAGAGTGTATGTGTTCGTGCACTAGTTGAGCAGTATGAAAAAGGAGCTCCGGATGAGGCGGACAATCCTCAGTCTAGCAG CTTCAGCCCCGTTAGTCCGCTGTCATCTCCAAGAACAGCCAGCAGCcactcagacagacagcaggaagaCCGCCAACAACAGGAGAGCAGTG ctGAGTCATCTCATGTTGTAGCGGAGACGGCGTTGGAGGATACCCTCAGTGAAACTTTGGAGAAGGAGGTGCAGGAGACACGTAAAATGGTGTCTGCTCTACAG gcCCTGCTACTGCATGGTTCGCTGCCTGAGGATGAGCAGGATGTCTCTTTGAGTTTGGACCAAGGCAATGCTGAACAGCAACTG gTTGTCATTCGCAGTCGCTTGGATCAGAGCATGGAGGAGGCTCAGCAGCTGAAG AGGGAACTGTTGCGCTGTAAGCAGGATATGAGAAACCTGCATGGAGTCAAG GACGCCCAGCAGCAGAGGCTGTGCACTCAGGAGGCATCGATACTGCAGATGAAGCAAGAGCTTCTCAGAGCCAGCATGACGAAGGATGAACTCAACAACCAGAAC GCCGAGCAACAGTGGAAGCTGGAGGAATGTAACAGGCTGTGGGGCGAATGCAAG AAGGAGataggacagaaggacagactACTGCAGCAACTCAAACACAAGCTCgaagaaagtaaaataaagcag AGTGAATTGCAAAGAGAGTTAGAGCATACAAACAGCATGCAG aTTCCCCTCGGCACAGAAAACAACGGATATTCTTACTCTGGAAATCCAGCTCCCTCTATGTCAgat cagGCAGAGGAGGTTCAGCTGCTCAGAGATTCACTCAGGAGTTTGAGAAACAACTTCAGAGACCATGACCCGCAGCACCACACACTGGACACCCTGGAGCAGGGCATAGTATCCCTCATCGACAGACTGCATGTTCTGCATACAAACAGG GGAAGGGGGAAGTCTCCGAAACGCAAAGGCCAACACACAGACTCTGACACCTGGCCTTGCACAA AGGTTTGTCAATCCAACAGTGGGTCTTCTGTCTCCACTAAAATCCTTTATTTTACTGGAAAATCCCTAACACCCTCCATGATCAATATACCGaaaag GTTGGGTGAGGTGACTCTAAAAGATGTCAAGGCAGCTGTGGACCGAGAGGGAAACTACAGGTACCACTTCAAGGCCCTGGATCCTGAATTTGGCACTGTGAAAGAAGAG GTATTCCTGGATGGAGCAATCATTCCAGGCTGGGAAGGAAAAATAGTGGCCTGGGTAGAAGAAGACCGTGGTGAAGAAAG GCCATTGTAG
- the LOC115018603 gene encoding dixin-like isoform X6 — MIASLSRGSLLDEVLHGGFNEQQLTAYVSWVNCQLKRKPGLKPITNLRHDLQDGVVLTQLIEIVAGEVLEGVYVAPHNKEESRKNVEQVLQFISSRHIRMPHISASDIVDGNLKSVMRIILALAAHFKPSANHRAASGSGRSLTRSSTSHYPLSTIALAQSAAAALASARLDASQPSRTIRIHSGWGLDVDKSVCVRALVEQYEKGAPDEADNPQSSSFSPVSPLSSPRTASSHSDRQQEDRQQQESSAESSHVVAETALEDTLSETLEKEVQETRKMVSALQALLLHGSLPEDEQDVSLSLDQGNAEQQLVVIRSRLDQSMEEAQQLKRELLRCKQDMRNLHGVKDAQQQRLCTQEASILQMKQELLRASMTKDELNNQNAEQQWKLEECNRLWGECKKEIGQKDRLLQQLKHKLEESKIKQIPLGTENNGYSYSGNPAPSMSDAEEVQLLRDSLRSLRNNFRDHDPQHHTLDTLEQGIVSLIDRLHVLHTNRGRGKSPKRKGQHTDSDTWPCTKVCQSNSGSSVSTKILYFTGKSLTPSMINIPKRLGEVTLKDVKAAVDREGNYRYHFKALDPEFGTVKEEVFLDGAIIPGWEGKIVAWVEEDRGEERPL, encoded by the exons ATGATCGCCTCACTTTCTAGAGGAAGTTTGCTGGATGAAGTTCTTCACGGAGGCTTTAATGAG cagcagctgacagCCTATGTTTCCTGGGTGAACTGCCAGCTGAAGAGGAAACCAGGACTGAAGCCTATCACAAACCTCAGGCATGATCTGCAGGATGGAGTGGTGCTCACACAACTCATAGAGATAGTTG CTGGGGAAGTTCTGGAAGGAGTGTATGTTGCTCCACACAACAAAGAAGAAAGCAGGAAGAATGTGGAGCAAGTCTTGCAGTTCATTTCCTCCCGACACATACGCATGCCACACATATCCGCAAGCG ACATTGTCGATGGTAATCTAAAATCTGTAATGAGGATAATTCTGGCGCTGGCTGCCCACTTCAAAccatcagccaatcacaggGCTGCTTCTGGTAGCGGGAGGAGTTTGACAAGAAGCTCTACCAGCCACTACCCACTCTCCACTATCGCACTAGCACAAAGTGCCGCTGCCGCACTGGCTTCAGCACGACTAGATGCCTCACAGCCTTCACGTACCATTCGCATCCACAG tggctGGGGATTGGATGTGGATAAGAGTGTATGTGTTCGTGCACTAGTTGAGCAGTATGAAAAAGGAGCTCCGGATGAGGCGGACAATCCTCAGTCTAGCAG CTTCAGCCCCGTTAGTCCGCTGTCATCTCCAAGAACAGCCAGCAGCcactcagacagacagcaggaagaCCGCCAACAACAGGAGAGCAGTG ctGAGTCATCTCATGTTGTAGCGGAGACGGCGTTGGAGGATACCCTCAGTGAAACTTTGGAGAAGGAGGTGCAGGAGACACGTAAAATGGTGTCTGCTCTACAG gcCCTGCTACTGCATGGTTCGCTGCCTGAGGATGAGCAGGATGTCTCTTTGAGTTTGGACCAAGGCAATGCTGAACAGCAACTG gTTGTCATTCGCAGTCGCTTGGATCAGAGCATGGAGGAGGCTCAGCAGCTGAAG AGGGAACTGTTGCGCTGTAAGCAGGATATGAGAAACCTGCATGGAGTCAAG GACGCCCAGCAGCAGAGGCTGTGCACTCAGGAGGCATCGATACTGCAGATGAAGCAAGAGCTTCTCAGAGCCAGCATGACGAAGGATGAACTCAACAACCAGAAC GCCGAGCAACAGTGGAAGCTGGAGGAATGTAACAGGCTGTGGGGCGAATGCAAG AAGGAGataggacagaaggacagactACTGCAGCAACTCAAACACAAGCTCgaagaaagtaaaataaagcag aTTCCCCTCGGCACAGAAAACAACGGATATTCTTACTCTGGAAATCCAGCTCCCTCTATGTCAgat GCAGAGGAGGTTCAGCTGCTCAGAGATTCACTCAGGAGTTTGAGAAACAACTTCAGAGACCATGACCCGCAGCACCACACACTGGACACCCTGGAGCAGGGCATAGTATCCCTCATCGACAGACTGCATGTTCTGCATACAAACAGG GGAAGGGGGAAGTCTCCGAAACGCAAAGGCCAACACACAGACTCTGACACCTGGCCTTGCACAA AGGTTTGTCAATCCAACAGTGGGTCTTCTGTCTCCACTAAAATCCTTTATTTTACTGGAAAATCCCTAACACCCTCCATGATCAATATACCGaaaag GTTGGGTGAGGTGACTCTAAAAGATGTCAAGGCAGCTGTGGACCGAGAGGGAAACTACAGGTACCACTTCAAGGCCCTGGATCCTGAATTTGGCACTGTGAAAGAAGAG GTATTCCTGGATGGAGCAATCATTCCAGGCTGGGAAGGAAAAATAGTGGCCTGGGTAGAAGAAGACCGTGGTGAAGAAAG GCCATTGTAG
- the LOC115018603 gene encoding dixin-A-like isoform X3 encodes MIASLSRGSLLDEVLHGGFNEQLTAYVSWVNCQLKRKPGLKPITNLRHDLQDGVVLTQLIEIVAGEVLEGVYVAPHNKEESRKNVEQVLQFISSRHIRMPHISASDIVDGNLKSVMRIILALAAHFKPSANHRAASGSGRSLTRSSTSHYPLSTIALAQSAAAALASARLDASQPSRTIRIHSGWGLDVDKSVCVRALVEQYEKGAPDEADNPQSSSFSPVSPLSSPRTASSHSDRQQEDRQQQESSAESSHVVAETALEDTLSETLEKEVQETRKMVSALQALLLHGSLPEDEQDVSLSLDQGNAEQQLVVIRSRLDQSMEEAQQLKRELLRCKQDMRNLHGVKDAQQQRLCTQEASILQMKQELLRASMTKDELNNQNAEQQWKLEECNRLWGECKKEIGQKDRLLQQLKHKLEESKIKQSELQRELEHTNSMQIPLGTENNGYSYSGNPAPSMSDQAEEVQLLRDSLRSLRNNFRDHDPQHHTLDTLEQGIVSLIDRLHVLHTNRGRGKSPKRKGQHTDSDTWPCTKVCQSNSGSSVSTKILYFTGKSLTPSMINIPKRLGEVTLKDVKAAVDREGNYRYHFKALDPEFGTVKEEVFLDGAIIPGWEGKIVAWVEEDRGEERPL; translated from the exons ATGATCGCCTCACTTTCTAGAGGAAGTTTGCTGGATGAAGTTCTTCACGGAGGCTTTAATGAG cagctgacagCCTATGTTTCCTGGGTGAACTGCCAGCTGAAGAGGAAACCAGGACTGAAGCCTATCACAAACCTCAGGCATGATCTGCAGGATGGAGTGGTGCTCACACAACTCATAGAGATAGTTG CTGGGGAAGTTCTGGAAGGAGTGTATGTTGCTCCACACAACAAAGAAGAAAGCAGGAAGAATGTGGAGCAAGTCTTGCAGTTCATTTCCTCCCGACACATACGCATGCCACACATATCCGCAAGCG ACATTGTCGATGGTAATCTAAAATCTGTAATGAGGATAATTCTGGCGCTGGCTGCCCACTTCAAAccatcagccaatcacaggGCTGCTTCTGGTAGCGGGAGGAGTTTGACAAGAAGCTCTACCAGCCACTACCCACTCTCCACTATCGCACTAGCACAAAGTGCCGCTGCCGCACTGGCTTCAGCACGACTAGATGCCTCACAGCCTTCACGTACCATTCGCATCCACAG tggctGGGGATTGGATGTGGATAAGAGTGTATGTGTTCGTGCACTAGTTGAGCAGTATGAAAAAGGAGCTCCGGATGAGGCGGACAATCCTCAGTCTAGCAG CTTCAGCCCCGTTAGTCCGCTGTCATCTCCAAGAACAGCCAGCAGCcactcagacagacagcaggaagaCCGCCAACAACAGGAGAGCAGTG ctGAGTCATCTCATGTTGTAGCGGAGACGGCGTTGGAGGATACCCTCAGTGAAACTTTGGAGAAGGAGGTGCAGGAGACACGTAAAATGGTGTCTGCTCTACAG gcCCTGCTACTGCATGGTTCGCTGCCTGAGGATGAGCAGGATGTCTCTTTGAGTTTGGACCAAGGCAATGCTGAACAGCAACTG gTTGTCATTCGCAGTCGCTTGGATCAGAGCATGGAGGAGGCTCAGCAGCTGAAG AGGGAACTGTTGCGCTGTAAGCAGGATATGAGAAACCTGCATGGAGTCAAG GACGCCCAGCAGCAGAGGCTGTGCACTCAGGAGGCATCGATACTGCAGATGAAGCAAGAGCTTCTCAGAGCCAGCATGACGAAGGATGAACTCAACAACCAGAAC GCCGAGCAACAGTGGAAGCTGGAGGAATGTAACAGGCTGTGGGGCGAATGCAAG AAGGAGataggacagaaggacagactACTGCAGCAACTCAAACACAAGCTCgaagaaagtaaaataaagcag AGTGAATTGCAAAGAGAGTTAGAGCATACAAACAGCATGCAG aTTCCCCTCGGCACAGAAAACAACGGATATTCTTACTCTGGAAATCCAGCTCCCTCTATGTCAgat cagGCAGAGGAGGTTCAGCTGCTCAGAGATTCACTCAGGAGTTTGAGAAACAACTTCAGAGACCATGACCCGCAGCACCACACACTGGACACCCTGGAGCAGGGCATAGTATCCCTCATCGACAGACTGCATGTTCTGCATACAAACAGG GGAAGGGGGAAGTCTCCGAAACGCAAAGGCCAACACACAGACTCTGACACCTGGCCTTGCACAA AGGTTTGTCAATCCAACAGTGGGTCTTCTGTCTCCACTAAAATCCTTTATTTTACTGGAAAATCCCTAACACCCTCCATGATCAATATACCGaaaag GTTGGGTGAGGTGACTCTAAAAGATGTCAAGGCAGCTGTGGACCGAGAGGGAAACTACAGGTACCACTTCAAGGCCCTGGATCCTGAATTTGGCACTGTGAAAGAAGAG GTATTCCTGGATGGAGCAATCATTCCAGGCTGGGAAGGAAAAATAGTGGCCTGGGTAGAAGAAGACCGTGGTGAAGAAAG GCCATTGTAG
- the LOC115018603 gene encoding dixin-like isoform X4 translates to MIASLSRGSLLDEVLHGGFNEQQLTAYVSWVNCQLKRKPGLKPITNLRHDLQDGVVLTQLIEIVAGEVLEGVYVAPHNKEESRKNVEQVLQFISSRHIRMPHISASDIVDGNLKSVMRIILALAAHFKPSANHRAASGSGRSLTRSSTSHYPLSTIALAQSAAAALASARLDASQPSRTIRIHSGWGLDVDKSVCVRALVEQYEKGAPDEADNPQSSSPVSPLSSPRTASSHSDRQQEDRQQQESSAESSHVVAETALEDTLSETLEKEVQETRKMVSALQALLLHGSLPEDEQDVSLSLDQGNAEQQLVVIRSRLDQSMEEAQQLKRELLRCKQDMRNLHGVKDAQQQRLCTQEASILQMKQELLRASMTKDELNNQNAEQQWKLEECNRLWGECKKEIGQKDRLLQQLKHKLEESKIKQSELQRELEHTNSMQIPLGTENNGYSYSGNPAPSMSDQAEEVQLLRDSLRSLRNNFRDHDPQHHTLDTLEQGIVSLIDRLHVLHTNRGRGKSPKRKGQHTDSDTWPCTKVCQSNSGSSVSTKILYFTGKSLTPSMINIPKRLGEVTLKDVKAAVDREGNYRYHFKALDPEFGTVKEEVFLDGAIIPGWEGKIVAWVEEDRGEERPL, encoded by the exons ATGATCGCCTCACTTTCTAGAGGAAGTTTGCTGGATGAAGTTCTTCACGGAGGCTTTAATGAG cagcagctgacagCCTATGTTTCCTGGGTGAACTGCCAGCTGAAGAGGAAACCAGGACTGAAGCCTATCACAAACCTCAGGCATGATCTGCAGGATGGAGTGGTGCTCACACAACTCATAGAGATAGTTG CTGGGGAAGTTCTGGAAGGAGTGTATGTTGCTCCACACAACAAAGAAGAAAGCAGGAAGAATGTGGAGCAAGTCTTGCAGTTCATTTCCTCCCGACACATACGCATGCCACACATATCCGCAAGCG ACATTGTCGATGGTAATCTAAAATCTGTAATGAGGATAATTCTGGCGCTGGCTGCCCACTTCAAAccatcagccaatcacaggGCTGCTTCTGGTAGCGGGAGGAGTTTGACAAGAAGCTCTACCAGCCACTACCCACTCTCCACTATCGCACTAGCACAAAGTGCCGCTGCCGCACTGGCTTCAGCACGACTAGATGCCTCACAGCCTTCACGTACCATTCGCATCCACAG tggctGGGGATTGGATGTGGATAAGAGTGTATGTGTTCGTGCACTAGTTGAGCAGTATGAAAAAGGAGCTCCGGATGAGGCGGACAATCCTCAGTCTAGCAG CCCCGTTAGTCCGCTGTCATCTCCAAGAACAGCCAGCAGCcactcagacagacagcaggaagaCCGCCAACAACAGGAGAGCAGTG ctGAGTCATCTCATGTTGTAGCGGAGACGGCGTTGGAGGATACCCTCAGTGAAACTTTGGAGAAGGAGGTGCAGGAGACACGTAAAATGGTGTCTGCTCTACAG gcCCTGCTACTGCATGGTTCGCTGCCTGAGGATGAGCAGGATGTCTCTTTGAGTTTGGACCAAGGCAATGCTGAACAGCAACTG gTTGTCATTCGCAGTCGCTTGGATCAGAGCATGGAGGAGGCTCAGCAGCTGAAG AGGGAACTGTTGCGCTGTAAGCAGGATATGAGAAACCTGCATGGAGTCAAG GACGCCCAGCAGCAGAGGCTGTGCACTCAGGAGGCATCGATACTGCAGATGAAGCAAGAGCTTCTCAGAGCCAGCATGACGAAGGATGAACTCAACAACCAGAAC GCCGAGCAACAGTGGAAGCTGGAGGAATGTAACAGGCTGTGGGGCGAATGCAAG AAGGAGataggacagaaggacagactACTGCAGCAACTCAAACACAAGCTCgaagaaagtaaaataaagcag AGTGAATTGCAAAGAGAGTTAGAGCATACAAACAGCATGCAG aTTCCCCTCGGCACAGAAAACAACGGATATTCTTACTCTGGAAATCCAGCTCCCTCTATGTCAgat cagGCAGAGGAGGTTCAGCTGCTCAGAGATTCACTCAGGAGTTTGAGAAACAACTTCAGAGACCATGACCCGCAGCACCACACACTGGACACCCTGGAGCAGGGCATAGTATCCCTCATCGACAGACTGCATGTTCTGCATACAAACAGG GGAAGGGGGAAGTCTCCGAAACGCAAAGGCCAACACACAGACTCTGACACCTGGCCTTGCACAA AGGTTTGTCAATCCAACAGTGGGTCTTCTGTCTCCACTAAAATCCTTTATTTTACTGGAAAATCCCTAACACCCTCCATGATCAATATACCGaaaag GTTGGGTGAGGTGACTCTAAAAGATGTCAAGGCAGCTGTGGACCGAGAGGGAAACTACAGGTACCACTTCAAGGCCCTGGATCCTGAATTTGGCACTGTGAAAGAAGAG GTATTCCTGGATGGAGCAATCATTCCAGGCTGGGAAGGAAAAATAGTGGCCTGGGTAGAAGAAGACCGTGGTGAAGAAAG GCCATTGTAG